The Myxococcus virescens genome segment CGTCGCGGACGGCTTTGTCGACGTCGAGGAGCAGTTCTGCCTGCGCCGTGTTCCCACCCAGGCAGGACCCGTTGGGACCGGGCACGCACTCCACTGGTGCGTCCATCGCGAGCCCGCCCGGCTTGGGATTGCGGCTGGGCGCGCCGTTGGTCCTTGGCGTCGTCTGCACGATTTTCAGCGAGCCCGCCCAGCGCATGCGCACGAGGTCGCCGCGATTCACCGGGACGTTGTACTCGAACTGCATTCCCTCCGCGTCGTTGTAGAGGTCGACAACACGGCACTTCCGTCCCTTGGAAGAGTCGATCGCACAGCAGGCTCCATTCTCTGAGGGACCGGTCTCTGCGCGCGAGAGGAGAAACTGCATGTTCGTCCCAGTGGGGACGTGATCCGGTCCGCGGCACTCCCACGGACAGTCCGCACAGCCGTAGGCGCAGCCATCCGAGAGATGGATCATCCCCGGGCGATGCTGGGCCGTGTCGATCAGGAACTCACCGAGGTGGTACGGCCCATTCACACACGTGTAATTCGGCCCACCGGCACAGTTGGTGCGAGGGCCGCTCGCGAGCCCTCCAGGAATCAGCGCGTCCTCGTTCACGTTGTGGACCTGCACGACGTTGTGCAGACCGGTCCAGCGGAAGAGGATGAGGTCTCCCTGCTTTGCCGCGAAGGTCGGCTCCACCCAGTCGTAATGTGCCACGGTCGTGAAGTTGTTGACCTCGAACAGCGTGCAGTTCTCGCGGCTCGCATAGGCCGCGTAGCGCCCGTTGTAGTGGAGGGGATTGGCGAGCGCGCTGCACGGCTTCGGCGCGTACTGAGGGCTGGGATTCTCACGCGTGGTCAGCGCGACGGAGACGACTCCACCGACGGGGTTTCCCTCGTCCACGAAGAAGTAGATGCCCGGGCGATAGCCGCATGGCGAGGTGCCGGTATTCCAGTCGAACGAGCCCTGGACGGTCTTCGGTCCACTCGCAATCTGCTGCGGCCACTGGGCGTCCCCGTAGGGGGCGACGGGCGGATCCTGCCCCTCGAAGTTCTTCACCTGCAGCACGTTGTGCGGCTCGCCGTCGTTCCAGACGAAGCGCACGGTGTCGCCTTCGGTGGCGAAGTGCACATTGCTCCGGCTGGGCCAGGCAATCTCGACAACCCGTCCCGGCGGGTTGTCTGTGCCGGGACACGCCGTCTCCCGATCCGGGATGCCATGATTCCCCCCGGAGCCGGCATCCGCGGCGCCTGGGGGCCCGCTTTGCCCCGCGTCGGGCGAGTCGGGGGTGGTCGTGGAACTGCAAGCCATGCTGACGACGAAGAAGAGCACGAGCGCGAGGCGGTCCATGAGGAAGGACAGACTAGGTCAGCGGCAGTGACGGAGAGAAGGCTGGGCTCAGCAGCCGTCAGAACATGTGCCCGACCGTTGGACCTGGGCCGCCTGGTAGCGCAGTTCCGTGTGCATGTACGCCTTGATGTTCCCGGCGAAGCCGTTGCGCTCGATGCCGCCCGCGCACGCTGTTCATTCCGCCAATGCCATCCGAAGGGAGGGCCTCGCAGGCGCAGCCAGAATCACGGCGTCCCCTGGCCCGAGCTGAAGCTCACCAGGGGAATGGCAATCGCATCGAAGCCAGACTTCCTCACGGGATCGCGCCCGGGGAAGCGCTCAGGCTGACAGGAGGACGGCCGCAGCGGGAATGAGCATGAAGAGGCCGCGAAGCACGCCCGGGTGGCGGCGTTTCTTCCCGCGCCCATGAGCCGCGGTGGTTGCCCGCCCGCTCTCCTGGAAGGCGACTCACTCCCTGGGGCGGCTGTCCTCTCAAGTGCTCATCTTGGCTGCCGGAGGAGGGGAGGCGACACCCGTGAGCGCTGTGCTTCCACCAGCGATGCATCTATGGGCGCACGGCCTCGTGCGCCGGGTCCGGGGGAAGGTGCCACCCGCCTCAGGGCGCAGGGCGAGGAAGCTGCTCCTCGTCCACCTGGATGGTGTTCCGAAGAGCCTGCTGGATGAAGCGCTCGTCGCGGGGCGCATGCCCTTCCTGTCGCGGCTCGTCCGCTCGGGGGCCTTCCACCTGGACGAGGCCTTCTGGGGAGCGCCCACGTCAACGCCTTACTTCCAGGCAGGTCTGCTCTACGGCATGCGCCACTCCAACCTGCCGGCCTACTCGTGGTTCGACCGCGAGCTGGGCCGCAGGGTCCAGATGAACACCCCGGCGGATGCGCTGGCCATCGATCAGCGCCTGCGCGGTGCGGGCCGCACCAGTCTGCTCGATGGTGGGGGCCACGGGTATTTCTCCCTGTTCCGAGCGGGAGCAGAGAACGCGCTGAGCATGAGCACGCTGGCCAGCTTCGAGCAGATGTCGCGCGCGTTCTCCTACGAGATGCTGGGGTTGCTCAGCGCGCGCACGCGCGGCATCTGGGACTACCTGCGCTCGCTGGGCATGGACACCTGGGCCGCGGCGCGCGAAGTCGTCCACTGGGCTCGTGGGCTCCACGACTGGCGCCACGAGCCGGCTTTCCTCTTCAGCCACGTCTTCCTCCAGCGGCTGGGTTGGAGCTTCGCCTTTACCAAGTCCCTGGTGGACATGGCGCGAGGCGTGCCCGTCATCTACCTGGTCTACGGTAACTACGATGAGGTGGCCCACCGTCGGGGGCCGCGCTCCGAACAAGCCCGCGCCGAGCTGCACCGCGTGGATGCGTACCTCGCGGAGTTGTACGCCGTGGCGGGCGCGGTGGAGCAGCCCTACGACGTCGTCTTCCTCTCCGACCATGGGCACGTGGACTGTCTGCCCTGGGAGCAGCGGAGGGGCCAACCTCTGGCCCAGTGGTTGATGGCGCCCCACGGCGACGGACCCCTCTCCGACGATGTGGTCCGCGGACTCTGCGACGGAAGGACTCGACCGGAGCCGGACACCCGGCCGCGGGCGCCATTCACGCCGGTGGCCGTCGACTGCGGCAACTTCGCCCATGTGTACTTGTCCGGCGAGCCCCATCCGCTGGAAGCCATCTCCCTGCTCGCACGCCACCCGGAGGTCCTGGCCCGGGTGACGCGGAGCCCGGACATCGGCCTCGTCGCGCTGCGAAGGGGCAACAGCGCGGTCGCGCTCGTGGGCGACGGCGTCTACACCGTGGACACGCTGGACCGGGCCCCACTGTCCACCGAATTCAGCAAGCGCGCGGTGGCGGACTTCCTCCGCGTACTCCCAACCATGTCCACCGCGGGTGACCTGGTCCTCTTCGGCGAAGCCGTACAGCGCGGTGGCACCGTGGGCTTTGCCTGGGAGTTCGGCTCGCACGGAGGACTGACTCGCACGGAGGCCAACAGCCTGGTGTGTTGGCCCGCGAAGGCGCCCGTGGACCTGTCTGGCCTTTCGCACTGCGTACAGCTCCATGAGCGGCTCGCGGCGGCCTATCTCGACAACATCCCACGACTTCGGTTGGTGCCGTGAAGGGGAGGGCGAGGCACGCCGGAGGCCGGGCGTTGCTCAAGGCGCTGCTCGCCGTCTTCGGGCTCGTGCTGTCCGTCGTCCTGCTGTCCACGGCCTTCTTCAAGTGGAACCTGAGCGGCACGGGGGCGCTGCTCCAGCCGCGCTTCCCGCTGGGGGACTTCGTGAGGGACTTGCCCGGCCACCTCGTGTGGCTGGTGCCCTTCATGCTGCTCCAGGCCTCCATCATCCCGCTGCGTGCGGTGCAGTGGCAGCGCACCCTCCGTCGGCATGTGCCCCTCAAGGAGCGCTACCACCTGGTGGCCATTGGCGCCTTCGTCCACAACGCGCTGCCGGGAAAGCTGGGCGACGTCATGCGCTCATTCCTCCTGTCGAGGACGCAGCGCATCCCCTTTCTCCGGTGCCTGGGCACCGTGGGCGTCTGCAAGCTGATGGAGTTCGCGGCGCTGATGCTGCTCGTCATGCTGTCGTTGCTGGGCCCCTTCGGCCGGACACTGTCCCGCTTTGAGGGAGAGCTGAAAGCGGCCGTGTTACTCTGTGTGGGGCTCGTTGCGCTGGTGGTGCTTCTGGCGCACTGGTCCGGCCCGCTCGCCTTCGCGCTGCACCGCCGCCACAAGCTCCCGAGGGTGGAAGGCTTCCTCCACCACGTCAGCGAGGGCCTGGGCACCGCGCGCTCCTTCACCGGCATGGCGAAGGTGTTCGTCTTCTCGGTCGCGCCGGTACTGGCCTCCGCCCTGGCCTACGGTCTGGCACTCCACGGCATCGGCATCTCGGGCGGACTCTTCGCCGGGGCGGTGGTGCTGGGGGCCATCTCCCTGGGGCAGTCGCTCCCGGGTGTCCCCGCGGGCATGGGCATCTACTACTTCGTGACGAGCTGGGCGGCCCGCAGCCTGGGGGCCTCGCCGGAGGACGCGGCGGCCTTCGCCACGCTCACGCACCTGGGCACCGTCATCAGCCAGGTCGCCGTGGGAGCCGTCTCCGTCCACCTGCGGAAGATTCGCATCCGCGACCTACGCAAGGGCGGGAGCCTCGCGCGGGAGGCCGCGAACCACGTGGCGCACGATGCCGTGGAGCCCGCGCGTTCCTGACCCCTGAAAAGCGAGAAGGGGCCCCGGTTTGAAACCGGGGCCCCTTCTCAACTTTGTGCCCAGGAGAGGACTCGAACCTCCATGCCCTTGCAGGCGCTAGACCCTGAATCTAGTGTGTCTACCAATTCCACCACCTGGGCAGGTGGGGCATCGCGGTGCGGCGCTGCGATGGGCCGGACGTATAGAGCTACTGCCCGGCCCCGTCAAGCACTACGTAACAACCTCACTTCTTCAGCGGCCATTTTCCTTCGGCCTCGAGCGAACGGCGCAGGACGGGGTTCTCGTCCATGAAGGCGGTGAGGGACTCCTCGGTGATTTCGACCAGGATGTCCTCGGCGCCCAGCTCCGTCTGGCAGCTCAACCGGGAATAGGGGCGGACGTCGAAGCCCATGTCCAGGCGGTCCGCCTCCGCGTCCGTCTGCTCGCTCAGCGAGTCGAGGCCCTTGCGGACCCAGATATGGCAGGTGGAGCAGCCGCAGACCCCGCCACAGCTATGCCCCACCTGGGCGCCGCAGGCCTCGGCGGCGTCCAGCAGGGTGGTGCCGGTGGGCACGTCGGCGCTGACCTCGGCCAGGGGGCTCTTGAAAGTCACCTTGGGCACGTCAGTAGTCCTCCACGGAGTGGCCAGCCACCACCTGGGTGATGGCCTGATTCATCACCCGCTCGATGAAGGGGCGGGACGCCTCGTCCAGCGCGTGCACGGCCTCCTTCAGCTTCAGGTGGTCCTCGCCCTTCATCAGCTCGCGAACCCGGGCGATGGCGGAGTCGATGATGGCGCGCTCCCCCTCCTGGAGCAGCGAGCCGTGCTCGCCCAGCTGCCGGTCCGCCTCGGCCAGGACGCGCTCGGCGTCCACCCGCTGTTCGCGGACCTGCCGGGCCTGGATGTCGTCCTCGGCGTAGTCGATGGAGTCGAGCAGCATCTGCTCAATCTCCTCATCCGTGAGGCCGTGGCTGGGCTTTACCGTAATCGACTGGCTGACGCCGGTGCTCTGCTCCTGCGCGCTGACGGAGAGGATGCCATCGGCGTCCACCTGGAAGCGGACCTCCACCCGGGCCATGCCCGCGGCCATGGGCGGAATGCCGGACAGGGTGAAGCGCGCCAGACTGCGGTTGTCCTCCACCAGCTCGCGCTCGCCCTGGAGCACGTGGACGTCCAGGCCCGTCTGCCCATCCTTGAAGGTGGTGAACACCTGGCCCGCGGTGGTGGGGATGGTGGAGTTGCGCTGAATCAGCTTCTCCACGATGCCGCCCATCGTCTCCAAACCCAGGGAGAGGGGAATCACGTCCAGCAGCAGCACGTCGTCCTGCCGGTCCGCCGTGGTGAGCAGGTTGGCCAGCACCGCGGCGCCCAGCGCCACCACCTGGTCCGGGTCGATGTCGCCCAGCGGCTCACGGCCGAACAGCTCCGCCACGTAGCGGCGCACCGCCGGCACGCGCGTGGCGCCGCCGACCAGGATGACGCCGTCCAGCTCCCCGGCCGTCACGCCCGCGTCCTTCATGGCCCGCCGGCACACCGTGCCCGTCTTCTGCACGAAGGGCTGAACCCAGGCGTCGAAGTCCTCGCGCTTCACCGAGTGCATCTGCCCGCCCGCGGAGAACTCCACCGAAGCCGCGTCGGTGAGCGCTTCCTTGGCCTTGCGCGAGGCCGCCAGCACCTCCGCCACCAGGGCGGGAGCTGGCGCCTCGGACGCGCCCAGCGTCTCCAGCACGCGCTGCGCAATCGCCCGGTCGAAGTCATCGCCACCCAGCGCGGAGTCGCCGCCGGTGGACTTCACCTCGAACACGCCGTCCACCAGCTTGAGGATGGAGATGTCGAAGGTGCCGCCGCCCAAATCGTAGACGGCGAAGGTGCCCTGGCTGCCCTTGTCCAGGCCGTAGGCCAGCGCGGCGGCGGTGGGCTCGTTGAGCAGCCGCAGCACCTCCAGCCCGGCCAGCCGGCCCGCGTCCTTGGTGGCCTGCCGCTGGGTGTCGTCGAAGTAGGCGGGCACGGTGATGACGGCCTGCTCCACCTTGGTGGAGAAGTGCGCTTCCGCGCGGCGCTTGAGGGCGCGCAGCACCTCACCGGAGACTTCAATGGGCGTGACCGGCGTGCCGCCCGCCACGTCGAAGCGCACCACCTTGGCGCCGGGCGCGAACTTGTAGTGCCCCAGCTTGCGCGTCTCTGCGTCATCCGGGCTGCGCCCCATGAAGCGCTTCACGGAGGCGATGGTGTCAGTGGGGTGCTCGGACGCCAGCTTCCGGGCCCGGGCGCCCACCACCACGCCGCCGTCCTTCGCGTAGTGCACGACGGAAGGGAGGAACAGCGCGTCGCCCTCGTCCACCGGGACGCAGACGGGCTGGTCCTTCACCACCGCCGCCACCAGCGAGTTCGTCGTGCCCAGGTCGATGCCCACCGCCTGCCCTTTGGGCTTCAGCGGGTCGTGAATCTGAAGGTAGCCGTTCTTGCTCACGCCTGAATCTCCTCCTCGAACGCGTCCACCTGCTCGAGGAAGCGCGTGAAGTAGCGCACCCGCCCCAGCGCGTGCGATGCCTTTCTCACTTGTTCCTGCCCGCCGTCCCCCGGCTCGCCCGCCTCCAGGGTGCGAAGCGACTCCGCCGCCTCGGTGAGGGCGGCCTTCTTCCGGGCCTCCACGTCATCCGCCATGGCCCGGGCGCGGCCCAGGTCCTTCTTCGCCATGGCGGTGTCCAGCGACTCGCGCAGGTCCATGACCTCCTCCAGGAAGGCCAGGGGCATGTCCTTCTGGGCGCCCGCGTCCTCGCGGTCCAGGTCGATACCGTGCAGCTTGAGCAGGTAGAAGGCGCGGCGCACCGGGTCCTTCAACGTCTTGAAGGCCTCGTTGAGGGCGGTGGTGCCCTCCAGGGCCTGCAGGCGCTCGCGCGCGCTGGCCTGTGCCACGCGGTCCGGATGGAGCTGCAACGACAGCTCGCGGTACTGCTTCTCCAGCGCCGGCACGTCCACGTCATAGGCGCGCTTCAGGCCGAAGACGTCGAAGTGGGTCCTCAAGGGGGGCTCTCCAATGCGGGGAGGGGACAAACGAAAAGGGCCCGGCGGCTGGCCGGGCCCGCGTGGCGGCGACTCCGCCCAGAAGGGGCGGAGCGCTTGCTGTCGCGTCAGACGGAGAAGCTCTCTCCGCAGCCGCAGGCCGCCTTGATGTTGGGGTTGTTCAGCTTGAAGCCGGAGGCCATCAGCGTCTGCTCGAACACCAGCTCGGTGCCGATGAGGTACAGGTAGCTCTTCGGGTCCACGAAGACGCGCACGCCGTCCTTCTCGAAAATCTTGTCGCGCTCGCGGGACTTCTCCGACCACTCCATGGAGTACTGGAGGCCCGAGCACCCGCCGCCCTTCACGGCCAGCCGCAAGCCCGCCTCAGGCGTCTGCCGCTGCTCCAGCAGCTCCTTCAGCCGGACCACCGCGCTGTCGGCAATGGTGATGCCCTTGGGGGGCTTGGCCACGGGCGCGGTGGCAGGCGCCTGGCGCTGCGTCGTCTCCTGGGTCGCCTGTTCGCTCATGGTTCGCCTCTCCCTTTCCCGAACGTCAGGACGCCTTGGCCTGACGCGCGGCGCGCTTCTTCTTGAAGTCCTCGATGGCCGCCTTGATGGCGTCCTCGGCCAGCACGGAGCAGTGAATCTTCACCGGCGGCAGCGACAGCTCGCGGGCCACGTCCTTGTTGGAGATGGTCATCGCCTGGTCCACCGTCTTGCCCTTCACCCACTCGGTGACGAGCGACGACGAGGCGATGGCCGACCCGCAGCCGAACGTCTTGAAGCGGGCGTCCTCGATGAGCCCGTCCTCGGAGATCTTGAGCTGCAGGCGCATCACGTCGCCGCAAGCGGGCGCGCCCACCAGGCCGGTGCCCACGTTCGGGTCTTCCTTGTCGAGCGTCCCGACGTTCCGGGGGTTCTCGTAGTGCTCGATGACCTTGTCGCTGTAAGCCATGCCTGCTCCTTCAACGGATGCTTCTCACCAAAGGTTCCGGCGGGCAACGCCCTCCGGGCGAGGAGGCTCGCGCCCCCCTGTCTACCTGGAAAGGCGCTAGTGCGCCGTCCACTCGATGCTCTTGAGGTCGATGCCTTCCTTGGCCATCTCGTAGAGCGGGCTCATGTCGCGCAGCTTGCGGACCTTGTCCACTACGAGGTTCACCACGTAGTCGACTTCCTCTTCCGTGGTGAAGCGGCCCAGGCCGAAGCGGATGGAGCTGTGCGCCAGCTCCTCGTCCACGCCCAGCGCGCGCAGCACGTAGGAGGGCTCCAGGGAGGCGGACGTACACGCCGAGCCGGAGGACACCGCCACGTCCTTGATGCCCATCATCAGGGACTCACCCTCCGCGTGGGCGAAGGAGATGTTGAGGTTGCCCGGCAGCCGGTGCTCCAGCGAGCCGTTGATGGTGGTCATGTCCAGCGCGTCCGTGAGGCCCTTGCGCAGCTTCTCACGCAGGCGAAGGAGGCGCGCCGACTCCTCGGGCAGCTCCTTGCGAGCCAGCTCGGCCGCCATGCCAAAGCCGACGATGGCCGACACGTTCAGCGTGCCGGAGCGCATGCCGCGCTCGTGACCGCCGCCGTCGATGATGGGCGCGATGCGCACGCGCGGCCGGCGGCGCACGTACAGCGCGCCGATGCCCTTGGGGCCGTACATCTTGTGCGAGGTGATGGAGGCCAGGTCCACCTTCATGGCCTCCACGTCGAAGGGCACCTTGCCGATGCCCTGCACCGCGTCGCAGTGGAAGAGCACGCCCTTGGAGCGGCACAGCGCCCCAATCTCCGCGACGGGCTGCACCACGCCAATCTCGTTGTTGGCGAACATGATGGAGACCAGCACCGTCTTCGGCGTCATCGCCGCGGCCAGCTTCTCCAGGCTCACCCGCCCGTCGGGCTCCACGTCCAGGTAGGTGACGCGCGCGCCGCCGGTGGGCAGCTCGGCCCACTTGCGGTACGTCTCGTCGGACTCCACGTCGTGCTTCGCCAGCAGCTCCGACTGGTTGTCCTCGGTGACGTCCTGGCCCGCCAGCTGCGCCAGCCGCAGCAGCTTCAGCTCGTCCAGGCGCTCCTGCCGCACGCGCTCCAGGCGCTTGCAGGTGTCCAGGATGGCCTTGTGCTCCGTCTTGAGGGTGATGATGTGGTCACCCTTGGACTTGTAGAACTCGATGACGCCCTTGATGGCCAGGTTGTCGGACTCGGTGGCGCCCGAGGTGAAGACGATCTCCTGCTCGGCCGCGCCGATGAGCTCGGCCACCTGCTGCCGGGCCTTGTTCACCGCCGCCTCGGCCTTCCAGCCGAACACGTGATTGCGGCTGGCCGCGTTACCGAAATCCTCTCGCAGGTAGGGCAGCATCGCCTCCAGCACCCGCGGGTCCAGCGGGGTGGTGGCGTGGTTGTCCATGTAGATCGGCAGCTTCACCATTGCTTCCAACACCTTCCTGGAGGGGACGTCGACCGGCGCCTCGGAGCGCCTTTGCCGCAGGGGAACCTACACCGTCACACCTGAATGTGGACCGGACTGGTCAAATATAAAAAGGGGCGCCTTCGGGTCAAGCGAACATCAGGCGCGCTGCGGGTGTGGGTGCGTGCTCCCAATAGGACGACTTAAGTCAACGCCGCGCCGTCGTGGATCAGTCCGGGCGCGCCGTCCTGGGACGAGGCGCCCCAGAATGGCGCACCCCCTCCGGCCAACCGCCTGATTTCCCGGCGAGCGCCTCCCTGGCCGGCCGCCTGCACGGGTGGGGGCCACCACAGGGAGGCACGCACATGAGCGCGAAGCAGACGGCCCGCACGAAGGAGGCGCAGGAGACGCGGGAGGGCGGCGGGAGGACGCACCTGGTCCGGATGGACGGGGGCAAGCTGGAACAGCCGCGCTACGTGGACGGATGGCGTGCCGGCAAGCCCGCGGAGGACCCGGAGAAGATGAAGCGCTGGGGGCTCGTCACCGCGCGGCCCAGTGAGTTCCTGGTCCACATGCGGCGCGGCCGGGTGCGGGAGGTCAGCGGCCAGGGCGCCAGCTGCTTCAAGCTGCCGGGGGACTCGGTGGCCATTGTCCCCACCAGCATCCAGCGACTCCAGTTCACCGCGGACCAGGTGACGCACGAGAAGGTGGGCGTGCAGGTGACGGGGCTGGCGGTGTACCGGATTGCGGACCCGCTGGTGGCCTTCCGCATGCTCAACTTCTCCTTCCCGGAGCGCGCGCAGGAGAAGCTGGCGGAGCTGCTGCGGGAGATGTTCGTCGGCGCCGCGCGGCGGCTGGTGGCGAACATGTCGGTGGAGGAGTGCCTCTCCAAGCGCAAGGAGGGCATCGCCGCGGAGCTGGTGCGCGAAATCGCGCCCGTGCTCTCCGGCCGAGGCCGCCTGGAGGACCAGACGGACGCGGGCTGGGGCGTCATCCTGGACACGATTGAAATTCAGGACGTGCGCGTCCTGTCCTCCACCGTCTTCGCCAACATGCAGGCGCGCTTCCGCCATGAACAGGAGCGGCAGGCGCGTGAGGCGGAGCTGGCCAAGGAGCGCTTCGTCCACCGCGAGGAGACGGAAGCCGAGCGGCAGCTGAGCCTCCAGCGGCTGGCGGCCGAAGAGGAGGTGCGCCAGAAGAAGCAGACAGCGGAGGAGCAGGCCCGGCTGGAGGCGCTGGCGGTGGAGGCGCGCGTGGCCGAGGCGAAGCTCGCCCAGGAGCGCACGCTGAAGCAGGAGCAGGCCACCGTGGAGCGCGAGGTGGCGCTGGCGAAGATGGCCGCCGAGCAGGAGGTCCGCCAG includes the following:
- a CDS encoding cupredoxin domain-containing protein, whose product is MHFATEGDTVRFVWNDGEPHNVLQVKNFEGQDPPVAPYGDAQWPQQIASGPKTVQGSFDWNTGTSPCGYRPGIYFFVDEGNPVGGVVSVALTTRENPSPQYAPKPCSALANPLHYNGRYAAYASRENCTLFEVNNFTTVAHYDWVEPTFAAKQGDLILFRWTGLHNVVQVHNVNEDALIPGGLASGPRTNCAGGPNYTCVNGPYHLGEFLIDTAQHRPGMIHLSDGCAYGCADCPWECRGPDHVPTGTNMQFLLSRAETGPSENGACCAIDSSKGRKCRVVDLYNDAEGMQFEYNVPVNRGDLVRMRWAGSLKIVQTTPRTNGAPSRNPKPGGLAMDAPVECVPGPNGSCLGGNTAQAELLLDVDKAVRDGKAERFEHGQHYFTFHAFGENTDGYSSQDSDILLYVARGEPYADNPPCP
- a CDS encoding lysylphosphatidylglycerol synthase transmembrane domain-containing protein, with amino-acid sequence MKGRARHAGGRALLKALLAVFGLVLSVVLLSTAFFKWNLSGTGALLQPRFPLGDFVRDLPGHLVWLVPFMLLQASIIPLRAVQWQRTLRRHVPLKERYHLVAIGAFVHNALPGKLGDVMRSFLLSRTQRIPFLRCLGTVGVCKLMEFAALMLLVMLSLLGPFGRTLSRFEGELKAAVLLCVGLVALVVLLAHWSGPLAFALHRRHKLPRVEGFLHHVSEGLGTARSFTGMAKVFVFSVAPVLASALAYGLALHGIGISGGLFAGAVVLGAISLGQSLPGVPAGMGIYYFVTSWAARSLGASPEDAAAFATLTHLGTVISQVAVGAVSVHLRKIRIRDLRKGGSLAREAANHVAHDAVEPARS
- a CDS encoding alkaline phosphatase family protein: MHLWAHGLVRRVRGKVPPASGRRARKLLLVHLDGVPKSLLDEALVAGRMPFLSRLVRSGAFHLDEAFWGAPTSTPYFQAGLLYGMRHSNLPAYSWFDRELGRRVQMNTPADALAIDQRLRGAGRTSLLDGGGHGYFSLFRAGAENALSMSTLASFEQMSRAFSYEMLGLLSARTRGIWDYLRSLGMDTWAAAREVVHWARGLHDWRHEPAFLFSHVFLQRLGWSFAFTKSLVDMARGVPVIYLVYGNYDEVAHRRGPRSEQARAELHRVDAYLAELYAVAGAVEQPYDVVFLSDHGHVDCLPWEQRRGQPLAQWLMAPHGDGPLSDDVVRGLCDGRTRPEPDTRPRAPFTPVAVDCGNFAHVYLSGEPHPLEAISLLARHPEVLARVTRSPDIGLVALRRGNSAVALVGDGVYTVDTLDRAPLSTEFSKRAVADFLRVLPTMSTAGDLVLFGEAVQRGGTVGFAWEFGSHGGLTRTEANSLVCWPAKAPVDLSGLSHCVQLHERLAAAYLDNIPRLRLVP
- the iscU gene encoding Fe-S cluster assembly scaffold IscU, whose translation is MAYSDKVIEHYENPRNVGTLDKEDPNVGTGLVGAPACGDVMRLQLKISEDGLIEDARFKTFGCGSAIASSSLVTEWVKGKTVDQAMTISNKDVARELSLPPVKIHCSVLAEDAIKAAIEDFKKKRAARQAKAS
- a CDS encoding IscS subfamily cysteine desulfurase translates to MKLPIYMDNHATTPLDPRVLEAMLPYLREDFGNAASRNHVFGWKAEAAVNKARQQVAELIGAAEQEIVFTSGATESDNLAIKGVIEFYKSKGDHIITLKTEHKAILDTCKRLERVRQERLDELKLLRLAQLAGQDVTEDNQSELLAKHDVESDETYRKWAELPTGGARVTYLDVEPDGRVSLEKLAAAMTPKTVLVSIMFANNEIGVVQPVAEIGALCRSKGVLFHCDAVQGIGKVPFDVEAMKVDLASITSHKMYGPKGIGALYVRRRPRVRIAPIIDGGGHERGMRSGTLNVSAIVGFGMAAELARKELPEESARLLRLREKLRKGLTDALDMTTINGSLEHRLPGNLNISFAHAEGESLMMGIKDVAVSSGSACTSASLEPSYVLRALGVDEELAHSSIRFGLGRFTTEEEVDYVVNLVVDKVRKLRDMSPLYEMAKEGIDLKSIEWTAH
- the hscB gene encoding Fe-S protein assembly co-chaperone HscB: MRTHFDVFGLKRAYDVDVPALEKQYRELSLQLHPDRVAQASARERLQALEGTTALNEAFKTLKDPVRRAFYLLKLHGIDLDREDAGAQKDMPLAFLEEVMDLRESLDTAMAKKDLGRARAMADDVEARKKAALTEAAESLRTLEAGEPGDGGQEQVRKASHALGRVRYFTRFLEQVDAFEEEIQA
- the hscA gene encoding Fe-S protein assembly chaperone HscA, with product MSKNGYLQIHDPLKPKGQAVGIDLGTTNSLVAAVVKDQPVCVPVDEGDALFLPSVVHYAKDGGVVVGARARKLASEHPTDTIASVKRFMGRSPDDAETRKLGHYKFAPGAKVVRFDVAGGTPVTPIEVSGEVLRALKRRAEAHFSTKVEQAVITVPAYFDDTQRQATKDAGRLAGLEVLRLLNEPTAAALAYGLDKGSQGTFAVYDLGGGTFDISILKLVDGVFEVKSTGGDSALGGDDFDRAIAQRVLETLGASEAPAPALVAEVLAASRKAKEALTDAASVEFSAGGQMHSVKREDFDAWVQPFVQKTGTVCRRAMKDAGVTAGELDGVILVGGATRVPAVRRYVAELFGREPLGDIDPDQVVALGAAVLANLLTTADRQDDVLLLDVIPLSLGLETMGGIVEKLIQRNSTIPTTAGQVFTTFKDGQTGLDVHVLQGERELVEDNRSLARFTLSGIPPMAAGMARVEVRFQVDADGILSVSAQEQSTGVSQSITVKPSHGLTDEEIEQMLLDSIDYAEDDIQARQVREQRVDAERVLAEADRQLGEHGSLLQEGERAIIDSAIARVRELMKGEDHLKLKEAVHALDEASRPFIERVMNQAITQVVAGHSVEDY
- a CDS encoding HesB/IscA family protein; protein product: MSEQATQETTQRQAPATAPVAKPPKGITIADSAVVRLKELLEQRQTPEAGLRLAVKGGGCSGLQYSMEWSEKSRERDKIFEKDGVRVFVDPKSYLYLIGTELVFEQTLMASGFKLNNPNIKAACGCGESFSV
- a CDS encoding 2Fe-2S iron-sulfur cluster-binding protein: MPKVTFKSPLAEVSADVPTGTTLLDAAEACGAQVGHSCGGVCGCSTCHIWVRKGLDSLSEQTDAEADRLDMGFDVRPYSRLSCQTELGAEDILVEITEESLTAFMDENPVLRRSLEAEGKWPLKK
- a CDS encoding SPFH domain-containing protein, producing MSAKQTARTKEAQETREGGGRTHLVRMDGGKLEQPRYVDGWRAGKPAEDPEKMKRWGLVTARPSEFLVHMRRGRVREVSGQGASCFKLPGDSVAIVPTSIQRLQFTADQVTHEKVGVQVTGLAVYRIADPLVAFRMLNFSFPERAQEKLAELLREMFVGAARRLVANMSVEECLSKRKEGIAAELVREIAPVLSGRGRLEDQTDAGWGVILDTIEIQDVRVLSSTVFANMQARFRHEQERQAREAELAKERFVHREETEAERQLSLQRLAAEEEVRQKKQTAEEQARLEALAVEARVAEAKLAQERTLKQEQATVEREVALAKMAAEQEVRQKKQVADEQAKLDALAAESRLADAKIVSERALAVSRAQVEMEKLQREQDAEVARQRVALEKLKREQDTEAGRAKLELEKLKLAQESEAAQAKIELVRLQRAQEAENAKAQMELARQQREQELELSRQRHEQEVELAKLRREQEEAGAKAQLELERLRREHEQATAWHEVQMAAHQQEAERLHAELQVVQARRSIVETEVVIAELSVRKDRAQQDLELGKARALRDIENSVSPEVIQMTLAQQLPQVAAAFQQKMGEVHVTAVDGANPFGYIAAAVEGVMGLARSAGLKTPASPLAPPAQ